From Halalkalicoccus subterraneus:
CAGAACGTGATGCACTTCGGGAACTCGAGGAGCAGTTCGACGGCAACGTATCACTAACCGATCTGCGGGAAGCACTCGTGATGACCGGTCTTAATCATCTCGACGAAGTCAAAACCCAACTGGAAGATTGGGGATACGGAATGACATTTGACGACTAGCATACTGTGTTAAATATCGTCTGTAGCTTGGTCAAGCATCTCGCCCGCACGTTTGGCTCCCTCGGTCGCATCGATATGTGAATAGTGGTCTTTTGTCGTTTCGAGACTCTGGTGTCGCATGAGATCCTGTGCGGTGCCACGGTCCATTCGATAGAACGTATCACCGATCCCACGGCGAGCCCCGTGGAGCTGGAGATAACCGGGACCATCTGGTGGAGTCGGAATATCGAGGTCTGCGGCCTCACAGAGCCGTTTCATTACGCTTCGAGCACCCGTTGTCGTGATCGCGGGCGGGACAACTCGATACTCTCGCAGTACCTCCTCGATTGGATTCTCGTCGAGAACTGCTTCTATCGCCTCTTCATTTTTGTCTTCAACTTCCCGAAGATGCGTCCGAGCACACTCGTGCAGTGATGGTGCGTGTCTGGTGGGAAAGACGGGCCAGTCATCGGTTGGTGGATCGCTGATCGTTCGATAGCGTTCGACAGCGGGAATCGCCTGTTCAAGGAGCCATGCTGACTGACGTTGCTGATTCTTCCCGAGGACAGAAATTGTCTGCTCGTTGAGGTCGACGTCACGCCAGCGAATCCCTTGGCGACCGGTGCGGTTGTCATGCTCCGAACGGAAGATCTCGGACGCACGCACCCCAGTAAACGCGAGGACAGCGACCAATGCACGATCTCGAGCTTCGGTATTGGCGTCGAGACCTTTCTCGTCAATAGCGTCGTGAGCTCGCTTATTGACGTAGTTGAGAATCTGTGTCCGTTGGTCTGGCGTCCAGAACTGTTGTTGGGATTGCTGAGAGGCGGATCGTTCGGGCATCGATTCCTGAGCGAGGCCGGCTCGTGCGTAGTTCTCCTGAAGATAGCCCCACTTGGAGGCCCAGCCGAGAAAGGCTGAGATGATGTTGTAGTACGTCCAAGCGGTTGAGCGAGCGATACCACTGTCCGTTGTCTCAGCTTCGTTTGCGGCGACACGGCGACGCAAATGTTCGGCGTAGTGTGCGAGAACGGTTTCGTCGAGCTGCTCGAAACTATCAATATCTCGTTGATCAAGCCAGTCGGTCCAGTTAGTGATGACGCGGTCTGCGTTGCGTCGATAGTTGCCTGAATCGTCGCCTTTGGCTTTTGCCTTGAGGAACTGCGTGAGACCCTCATGGAGCGATGGAGAGTCGGATGTAGTGGTTGAACCCTGGGGATTGGGGTCGGACATAGGGTTAAAGGAGTGGAGGGCGTGGGGGGTAGTAAATCCACTGTTGACTTGTTATTTAATCAAAAGTAAATTGCTAGATTTCCTGATCGGCTGTATTTGACTAATACAGCGGTTCTGTATTCAAGAACGCAATTTACAAACTGTATAGAGCTTCATAGAGATGAACGAGGGGTGAAGTTACGACTCTCGGATTCAGGTATTCCACTCGGGCCAATCGGTTGGCACGTATTGCTCGAAGTCCGGATCTAGAGACATTGCAGTGGGTCGAAACACTCGCTCACCATTCACATGGAACTCCTCAATGGCTGCCTGCCCGGGACCAGTGAGAGAGCCCACGAACGCCATGGCAAGGGCATACGCTCCCTCGTTCCGGGCGGGATTCACAGGGATGACCGCGTACTCGTTGCGAAGCAGCGGTGGTGGCCCCTCGATTCCACGAGCGATGTGTTGAACGAGTGTCCCATCGGTACTCACGCTGAGGAACGTCCCTCGGTCTATCAGCGTGTACGCCCCGATCTGCTCGGCAGTGACCAGTGTACTGCCCATGCCTTGGCCGGTCTCGCGGTACCATTCCCCTGACGGAACGACGCCCGCCTCCCGCCATAAGCGGCGCTCGCGGATATGTGTCCCCGAGCGATCACCTCGCGACAGAAACAGAGTTTCCGTCTCGGCGATCGCACGAAAGGCTGCACTTGGGGAGCGCCCGGCCACGCCTGCGGGATCGTCGGGTGGGCCGATGATCATGAAATCGTTGACCATGAGACGCCGTCGATTGATACCGTATCCAGCGTGAATGAACTCGTTTTCCAGCGGCCGAGCGTGAACGAGGACGATATCACAGTCGCCATCCCGGGCTGTTCGCAGCGCGGCCCCCGTACCTTGGACAACTGCCTTCAGTGTCACGCCGAACAAGTCTTCAAACCCGGGGGTCAACTCGTCGAGGAGTCCGCTATCGTGGACCGTAGTGGCGGTTGCGAGTGTCAATGTCTTCATCGGTGGTTCGGAGTCCGTAGCGGTAGTACGATCCCCGATGCATCCGACAATCGACAGTGACCCGCTAAAGCCGAGCATCTGGACGTATCTTCGTCGGCGCACACTATTGTTAGCGAGATTCGACTATATTATAGCAACTACGAAACCAGAATCAGTTACTACTATATCGGATACATATTAACCGCCGATGATAAATACATCCTCTCTATGCAGTATCCTATTCCTATCACATTCTGAGGATTGCAACGGAGCTACTGATTGTACCGTCTACAACTGTGTAAACGGACTACCATCCAAAGACAACGAGTACGATTCCAAGTATGATGCCCAGCATGAATACGGACGTCCTTGAGCTCGCCATATACGGAACAGTGGAGCAGGCATATAGGTTCATAGACAGTATCTCACAATTTACTGAACCCCATACTCTATATCACGAACACCGTTCCTGACTATATTTAGATAGACAATTCAGATGATGATAAGTAAGTGATACAGAGATTGTGTGCTGTACAGCTCCGCCATTACTGAACTCGATCGTATCGTGCGTTCGAATTCGTTAATGCAAGATCGTATCAAAGGATTATCTTCCCTTGCCACACAGACATTTGCTATTGATGAAGAGGGCTGACACGGAGCAGATCCGGGATCCTCTGTGCTGATGATCAGCCTGTGTTCACTGCCGTCGCCAGTCAACTTCGGGACGCGGGACATACAGTTCGGTTCTTTGAACCACGATCCGAACTCTCTCCGATCCACATTGACGATCTCGCTCTGCTCGTCAACAAGCAGGTGTTCCCGCTCAATCTCCCCGCTCTTAGATATGCACAGCGAACGGGGACATTCTTGTGGAACAACCTTATCGCGACGATCGCGTTGAGTTCACGGCTCATCGGGCTCCGAGCGCTTGAGACGGTCGGGTTTCGTACTCCTCGAATAACCTTCGAGAAACCCGAGTTTGAGTACGTTGCAAAGCCCTTCTACATCTGGCACGGCGACCCCGAACTGAACGGTGAGGGAGGGTTCTATCAAGAGCGGATTCACACGGACCCCATCGATTACAAGTACTACGCTGTCAATGATGGAACGCAAGTCCAAATAGCGGCCAAGCGCGTTACTTCGAAACTCTACGGTCCCAAGCGACTCCTGAATCAGGTTCGTCCCGAACCGATGCTTACGCGACGTCTGCGTCACCTCGTCAACCGACTTGGTCTCCAGGGCGTCGGAGTTGACTTCGTCAAAGATGACAAGGACCAGTTCTGGGCTATCGACGTCAATCTCGCCGCAGGATACCGGGATAGCGAATTAGAACCTGCCCTCTGTGAGTCGATTCGTATGGGTCTACCCAATAAGTGATCTGAGAGTCACCTCTTCGTATTATGTACCGACAGAGAGCTTCTGCTGCATACACCTTCTCTATTCAGCACGCTGTTCCTGTCACAATCAGGGAGTAGTGAGCTCCATAGAGTATTTTTTTATGGTACCGACCGGAAGCTACTCCTAGTGCCGGAGTAGCTCAGCTTGGCAGAGCAACTCCTTTGTAAGGAGTCAGCCATGAGTTCAAATCTCTTCTCCGGCTTCACAAAACGAGCCTTGTTTGGCCGTATTATAGTTTGTACGTTCAGCGAGTGCCTGCGTAGGGCTGTAAACCGAATATCGACAATAGCCACTGTAGCGAGTACTCTTTTGGCTAGCTCCTTGTGCAACAAATCGCTTCTTGTATGCGAGCTGTTGCACAAGGTAGATTACTTCCGAGAAGTGAACAACGTTTGACTGTATGGAGGCTCCCTTGCTACCAATGATCGATATCGTGTGTCGCTCGATACCGCTGGTGGAACGCCGTCTCGACAGTCCGAAAATTGAAATCGCCAAGGGTTCGTCTGTAAGCATCTACCGTTTTTAGAGCTAGCTCAGCTGTCGTCAGCTCTAGTTTGGTCTCTGTTGTCGGTGTTTGAGTCCTTATCAACCTTTCTTTGAATTTTATAAATACGATCCTTGACCTGATTTTTGTTCATGCTGGTTCGCTTGCTGACTTGCTCGGCTACTTTGTTTTCGTGCCCCTCTATAAGACCAATAAGCCGACGGAGTTTGTTTTTCACGCTCATTTCACCCATAGCTTCGGCTCGCATGTCCGAAAAGTGGTGTCTATGTCGCGGAATCACGTGATCGAGTCAATCCAATAGTTAACGATGATCGCCGCTAAATAGTCACTTATCTATGACTGATACACCACCGGTTGTCACTCGAAGCAACCGTACCATCGAATAGGCGGGCGAGCCTTCGATGGATAAACGACAAGCTGAATCAAGAACGTCTCACTAATAGTTGATGTTAGCCCCAATAGATAGGTCTATCAAGTGTGCATCTGTGACGAATCCGAAAACACCGAAATCAACGCAACACCACCATTGAGCGCGCCGTTTCGAGCTTCGGACACTGGGAAGAGCGGTCCAGCGAGACACCGAAGGGTCGGATGCCCGATGTGACCGGTATTGGTATCGCTTTGGGGTCGTAGTCAATCAGTGACCTATCAGTTTCAGTTGATGTACCCGCCGATTGCACCACCGACCGAACTCGGAATCGCGGTGAGGAATGCGATCAGAACCCCGATAGCCACTACACTCCCACCGAACAGTGCCCCCAATCCTGATGAGCCAAGTGCGAAGCCAAGGAGGGAGATAGCGATACCGGCGATAGTTGCAACAATAATTCCACCGAGAGCGCCGGAGAGAAGCGAGTGCCACGCACCATCTCTAGCACCATGATTGGTAAGGTAGGCCGAGATGAGGCCAGCGAGAAACCCAGCGATGACGGTCCCGACCCCTGGGAACGCAAACGCGATGATTCCGAACACTACTTGCAAAACGAACCCAATACCGACGGAGCGCCAATCAGTCATGAACACTTGATATGCACGTTTGGACACTGAAACCAGTACGGCTTGCGATATTCGCGCCCGTGACTGTCGAGAGCATTCCTCCCCGAAAATTCTTACGAGATCATCGGCTTTCTCACGCTTCGTGAGGGTCGCATTCGTTCCGATAGTACTCTCACTATCTACGTATCGTGAATCTCGCCATTGACGAAGGTCACTGTAATCAGAGCCACGGCACAAAAGCTATTGACCGTGTGAAAGAAATGGCCCGCGAGCGAGGGTACGATCACCTCTAGGTTTCCTGTGAATGATAGAACAAAGGTGCACGTCGGTTCTACCGCGATACACCAAACGTTGGCACAAACGCTGTGGTTGGCGAGATCTCTCGGCGCGAACTTCCTGGAGCTGCTGACGCAACGGTTGCACTTTTCCCATCCCGAGAAGACGGTATTCCATTCTTGAGGCGAACAATAATTGGGGATTCGTCCATATTGGGCAGCATCCGGAACTGCTGGAACGTATACTCCCGGTGTTGGTGGAATTGTCATGTATATTGTACGTGTCAAAGAGATCATACCGGCAAGCGCGGCACCATTGTCACGCTTGCTTGCGTCCTCTACTGGTGATTAGAAACCGTTCGATCAGAACACGCGTGTCGGTGTGTTTGAACCGAGTCGTTATCTGCGTTGTCCGATTCCATTCCGCTGGCAACGCGTGTTCCGTATGGACTTCGATATACGGCCTAGAATCGTTCCGGATGGCTGAGACGACAGATGATATTCTGTGAGCTGGCTATTCTTTCGTTGAGCGAGTCGGTTGGGTTGGGACTGTAAGATGATTTGACCGTGTTGGAACCTCTCAAACAGTGATAAGTCTTAGAAGTCGTGCTGAATACAGAGCGCATATCGGTCACTGGATTCAGTCGAGGCGTCTTGACGTCGTGTCTGCGAGCCACTTTACGAGCCGCCTCAAAGACGCTCTCTGATTGAGTCCGAGCTATTTCTGAGAGATCACTTGAAAGTGACAAGCCACTGGCTATTCCTATGTGCCACGTGGGGACACCGATGAGATAGACATTAAGTAATTCTGCCATGGGTACATCGGTAAGAATATGTTAGAAGACGAGTGTTGGAGCGATGAGTATGAGAACTACCCCTAATATGATCCGCAGCCGGGCTGGATCCACTCGATGAGCTACTTGCCACCCTAATACGACTCCGACCAACTGTGGGAGTCCAATGAGAAGCACGAGCGGGAGCGACACTGCATCCACCGCGAGATAGCCAACAGTTGCGAAGGCGGAGATGAACACAGATTGTACCTGTGCAACTGCGACGGCAATCAACATTGGGACACCCAGTACGACAAGAATCGGAACTGCAACGATCGGCCCACCAACACCAAGCATCCCACCGAGAAATCCGATCCCTGTTCCGATTATTCCGATTAGAATACGGCGTTGGCGACCTGGGATTTCACTCAGACGAGTCGATGGTTTGAGCCCAACAGCCTCGCGATAGATTATCAAGACGCCGATACTAGCAATAAAGGTGGCGAGCGAATAACCAAAGACCCACTCAGGGAGGAGCAGATTTGCCTGTGAACCTAGGAGTGCACCGGCGATGCTTGTTCCACTAAGCAATACTGCAAGCTCACGGGCAAATCCACTAACAAACTCTCCTGAACGAAGGTAGACAGCGCTTCCCAGTAATCCCGTCGCAACAAAGGTGGCACTCGCTGTGCCAGCCACTTGTGCAGACGATATTGGGACTAACGCAAACAGAGCGACGGTCACAAACACGCCTCCAGGACCAATTGCAGTAATCCCGATCCCAGCAAAAAGAGCAATGACAACGAGAAGTAACGCGAGCTCGAGTGAAACACCGATATCGCTCAAAAGGAGAGGATACTGAAAATTGACCAGTACGCTCTCCGAACCTGAATGTAGCATAGACATCTGAGACAATTCGTTATCCGATAAAATGCCACCGATAGTCATCTCCTTACCTGTCACAATCGGAGTTGAGTGTAGTCCTCCTTCGGCTGTTGACGACCATTGTAGATCGTTCTCAGTTCATCTGTTGAGTCCTCGTCGGTATGCATGCCATGCTATCGCAACCCCGTCTTATTATCTGGATCGATACCAATAAGGAACCATGACCAACTCGATTCTCGTCCCGATTAACGGTATACCACCGACAATTGCTGCTCTCAATCACGTACTCACACTTGAGGACTCGCATGAAATCACGGTCCTCCAGGTTTGTCCGATCGTTGAACGAGACAATAGTATTCGCCAGACAGTCATCCCGGAAGCAATCGACGAACAACAAGAGGCCAGCAGGCAGACCGCAGAACAGATCTTCTCAAAAGCAACGGACTATGCCACCGAGCACGACGTAACACTCAAGACAGCTACCGAATCAGGGCACCCTGCTGAACGAATCAGTGCATACGCTGCTACCAATGACATTACTCGCATCGTCATCGGAACGCAAGAACAGTCACTTCTCTCACGTATTTTGCGCGGCAGCCTTCCAGATGAAATCATGAAACGATCGTCGGTTCCAGTAACAACGATTCAGACCCCGACAGATGAATCCTCCCGAAGATCTGATGGCACTGATCAGGAACGGCCGCTCACATTTTCGCGTGGGATAAACTGAGCTTCCAGCCATTGAGCGGTGTTCGGCATGATTGTCCAATCCATCTATCACAATATGGCATCGGTTTTGCCCATCACTGCTGGGAATAACATCCCTCTCGCTAAGCTTGACGAATAGTCCTCAATGTGAATTTCAATCCGTGTAGGTGGTTCTTGTGACAAGAAGTCCTTATCCAGGATGAACGAATCGAGTTAACTGAAGACTCAGAGAACTCGAACAGTTAATCGCTTTTAAGATACAGATCAACGATAGCGACCGAAGAGAGGACAGAGTCCAAGTTACCGCTCAATGAAGCAATGGATGAGATTCGACGAGAACTCGTTTAGCGGGTGGCAACGGCTGACCGAGACGGACAGACGTCGTCCGGTTCGATCATGATGCTGATACCACTTGCTCCGTCACCACTACTGCCCCTTCAGAACGAGTCTGGCTCCCGATTGTCTTCAACTCCGGGTGCTGGCGGTGTTCGAGCGCTGTACCCTTCGCGGCCAATCGTCTCTCGGTGCGGTGTTCGTCACCCTTGGACTCATCTTCGAGTTTCTCCTTACGAGTCAAAACGTCGCAGTGGCGAGCGTCCTCGACTATCCGCTTCACGTCGCGGATATTCTTTTCCTCAGCGCAGTCGCCGCCAGCGGCATCCCTGTCGTCCGTAGTGGCTACTACTCCGCGAAGAATCGCAGCCTCGACATTGACCTGCTGATGGGGACGGCGATCATCGCTGCAACCGGCATCGGCTACTTCGTCGAGGCAGCGACGCTGGCCGTCCTGTTCAGCGTTGCCGAATTGCTGGAAGATTACGCGATGGACAGGGCACGTGACTCTCTGCGCGAGCTAATGGAGTTGTCGCCCGACCAAGCGATCGTCCAGCGGGACGGTGAGGAGGTGACTGTCCCCACTGAGGACGTGGCAGTTGGCGAGACGGTGGTCGTTCGACCCGGTGAGAAGATTCCGCTTGACGGCACAGTTGTCAAAGGCGAGAGTGCGGTCGACGAGTCACCAATCACCGGTGAGAGTGTCCCATTGACAAAACCGCTGGCGACGAGGTGTACGCCGGCACGATCAGCGAGGGTGGCTACCTCGAAGCGGAGGTCACGTCAACAGCAGGCGACTCTACTCTTTCACGCATCATCGCCATTTTGCACGCACTCCGGGAGGTTATTCACGAGATGCGCACGCACGATCCATACTTCGACCAGATTCGAAACGCTCGGACTGAAGCAGTTAATCGCGATTCATAGATAAGCCTGTTTCTATGAATACCCCGTCCGATAGTACTGCCTGGGTTGCTGATTCAGGGCTGTTCATTGCATGTGGCCGCCAAGAGAATGCTAAATACACTGCTCTTGAACGGTTTGCAACGCACAAC
This genomic window contains:
- a CDS encoding tyrosine-type recombinase/integrase — translated: MSDPNPQGSTTTSDSPSLHEGLTQFLKAKAKGDDSGNYRRNADRVITNWTDWLDQRDIDSFEQLDETVLAHYAEHLRRRVAANEAETTDSGIARSTAWTYYNIISAFLGWASKWGYLQENYARAGLAQESMPERSASQQSQQQFWTPDQRTQILNYVNKRAHDAIDEKGLDANTEARDRALVAVLAFTGVRASEIFRSEHDNRTGRQGIRWRDVDLNEQTISVLGKNQQRQSAWLLEQAIPAVERYRTISDPPTDDWPVFPTRHAPSLHECARTHLREVEDKNEEAIEAVLDENPIEEVLREYRVVPPAITTTGARSVMKRLCEAADLDIPTPPDGPGYLQLHGARRGIGDTFYRMDRGTAQDLMRHQSLETTKDHYSHIDATEGAKRAGEMLDQATDDI
- a CDS encoding substrate-binding domain-containing protein, translating into MRRRRYVQMLGFSGSLSIVGCIGDRTTATDSEPPMKTLTLATATTVHDSGLLDELTPGFEDLFGVTLKAVVQGTGAALRTARDGDCDIVLVHARPLENEFIHAGYGINRRRLMVNDFMIIGPPDDPAGVAGRSPSAAFRAIAETETLFLSRGDRSGTHIRERRLWREAGVVPSGEWYRETGQGMGSTLVTAEQIGAYTLIDRGTFLSVSTDGTLVQHIARGIEGPPPLLRNEYAVIPVNPARNEGAYALAMAFVGSLTGPGQAAIEEFHVNGERVFRPTAMSLDPDFEQYVPTDWPEWNT
- a CDS encoding ATP-grasp domain-containing protein, which translates into the protein MFTAVASQLRDAGHTVRFFEPRSELSPIHIDDLALLVNKQVFPLNLPALRYAQRTGTFLWNNLIATIALSSRLIGLRALETVGFRTPRITFEKPEFEYVAKPFYIWHGDPELNGEGGFYQERIHTDPIDYKYYAVNDGTQVQIAAKRVTSKLYGPKRLLNQVRPEPMLTRRLRHLVNRLGLQGVGVDFVKDDKDQFWAIDVNLAAGYRDSELEPALCESIRMGLPNK
- a CDS encoding DUF5518 domain-containing protein — translated: MTDWRSVGIGFVLQVVFGIIAFAFPGVGTVIAGFLAGLISAYLTNHGARDGAWHSLLSGALGGIIVATIAGIAISLLGFALGSSGLGALFGGSVVAIGVLIAFLTAIPSSVGGAIGGYIN
- a CDS encoding sulfite exporter TauE/SafE family protein — encoded protein: MSDIGVSLELALLLVVIALFAGIGITAIGPGGVFVTVALFALVPISSAQVAGTASATFVATGLLGSAVYLRSGEFVSGFARELAVLLSGTSIAGALLGSQANLLLPEWVFGYSLATFIASIGVLIIYREAVGLKPSTRLSEIPGRQRRILIGIIGTGIGFLGGMLGVGGPIVAVPILVVLGVPMLIAVAVAQVQSVFISAFATVGYLAVDAVSLPLVLLIGLPQLVGVVLGWQVAHRVDPARLRIILGVVLILIAPTLVF
- a CDS encoding universal stress protein, with protein sequence MTNSILVPINGIPPTIAALNHVLTLEDSHEITVLQVCPIVERDNSIRQTVIPEAIDEQQEASRQTAEQIFSKATDYATEHDVTLKTATESGHPAERISAYAATNDITRIVIGTQEQSLLSRILRGSLPDEIMKRSSVPVTTIQTPTDESSRRSDGTDQERPLTFSRGIN